The Nitriliruptor alkaliphilus DSM 45188 genome includes a region encoding these proteins:
- a CDS encoding pirin family protein, which translates to MPAVTVADLLTLPRVPEPSGAAVTRPLRSLTTAPRGFEGEGFPVRRAFHGVSLTDLDPFVHLDQMGEVEYAPGEPKGTSWHPHRGFETVTYMLDGALEHGDSHGGGGLITDGATQWMTAGSGILHIEAPPEEVVARGGLFHGFQLWVNLPRARKWEAPRYQDLDAGRVTLLTSPDGGALLRLIAGDLAGHAGPGSTYTPMAMVHATLEPGARLRLPWRPDFNALVYDLAGRGTVGAERRPIELGQLAVFGPGDVVEVAAAPSQESRAPKLDLLILGGQPIGEPVFHYGPFVMNTRAEVQQALLDFQQGRFGRSPAAHT; encoded by the coding sequence GTGCCCGCCGTCACCGTCGCCGATCTGCTGACGCTTCCGCGCGTCCCGGAACCGAGCGGCGCCGCGGTGACCCGGCCGCTGCGTTCGCTCACCACGGCGCCACGCGGGTTCGAGGGGGAGGGCTTCCCCGTGCGGCGGGCCTTCCACGGCGTCAGCCTCACCGACCTCGACCCGTTCGTGCACCTCGATCAGATGGGCGAGGTCGAGTACGCGCCCGGCGAACCGAAGGGCACCTCGTGGCACCCGCACCGCGGGTTCGAGACCGTGACCTACATGCTCGACGGCGCGCTCGAGCACGGTGACTCGCACGGCGGTGGTGGCCTCATCACCGACGGCGCGACCCAGTGGATGACGGCCGGGTCGGGGATCCTCCACATCGAGGCCCCACCGGAGGAGGTCGTCGCCCGGGGCGGGTTGTTCCACGGGTTCCAGCTGTGGGTCAACCTCCCGCGTGCCCGCAAGTGGGAGGCCCCCCGCTACCAGGACCTCGATGCCGGCCGGGTCACGCTGCTGACCTCACCCGACGGCGGAGCGCTGCTGCGCCTGATCGCCGGCGACCTCGCCGGCCACGCTGGACCAGGTTCGACCTACACGCCGATGGCGATGGTCCACGCCACCCTCGAGCCCGGGGCGCGGCTGCGGTTGCCGTGGCGCCCCGACTTCAACGCCCTCGTCTACGACCTCGCGGGCCGCGGCACCGTCGGCGCCGAACGGCGGCCGATCGAGCTCGGTCAGCTGGCGGTGTTCGGGCCCGGCGATGTCGTCGAGGTCGCCGCTGCGCCGTCGCAGGAGAGCCGGGCGCCCAAGCTCGACCTGCTCATCCTCGGCGGTCAGCCGATCGGCGAGCCGGTCTTTCACTACGGCCCGTTCGTGATGAACACCCGCGCCGAGGTCCAGCAAGCGCTCCTCGACTTCCAGCAGGGTCGGTTCGGTCGTTCCCCCGCGGCCCACACCTGA